From Serratia fonticola:
AAAGCGCGGCTGGTGATATAGCCCCGTTCGATATACCAATCGGAAACCTGCTGCACCAGGGTGTTGATCTGGGCCAGATTCAGGCAGCGTTGCAGATAGGGTTGCGTCAAGGCTTGCCGCGCACGGGCGGGCAGATGGCTGGCACCATCAAGGTGAATGGTCGTAATGGTGAAGCACGGCCCGCCGGGGGCTGTGGCTGCTGGCGTTTGTGGCAGCACCGGCGTCAGGCTGCGTTGCAATTCCTGACGTTGTTGTTGGTTTTGCTGCAACAATTCACGTTGTTGCTGTTGGATAGTATCTCGATCCGCCGGGCTGAGCATATTGGCGCCAACAGCCGAACTGAGAGAAAGAAATAACAATGATACTGCCAACCGCTGAGCTACTGAGTCCATTCAGATAAACCGCCTTAATGATTTTGCGGCATTCTAACGACATAATTCGGCATCAGACAAGCAAGAGATCGTGACTCTGCGGGACTTCGAGGCATCGTAATTGGCATAAATCTCAGAGTGAGGCGGGGTAAATATTCTGAAATTGTTTTAATGCCTGCACTTTATTTGATGTATGCAAATTAAACAGTCAATTATGCTAAATAGAGGCGGACTTTTCTGATTAAAAAAATAATCGGCAGCCGTGCCCAATTTATACGACAGATTAAGTCATCAATTAAGCCCAACCCGTTAAGTGGGCGCAGCATGCAGCGCCCACCAGAATAAGTTAGGTCACAGAATCTATTCTGAGCTTGATGCTCAGCTCGCTATTGGCTCTGAACCGCCCTTGTCCAACGGCTCTTCCGGTTCGGCTGGCAGCACCATATAAGTGCCCTCAAATACTGCCCCTTTATCATCGTCACCGAATAAATGCACTTCTGCCTGCACCCGCGCCCGGCGACCACGCGCCAAACGAGCCAGATCGCCACTCAATGAGCTCAGGTCGGCAACGGCTCTCGGCCTGCCGGTGATCGGTTTGCTGTAGCGAATATGGGCGTCTGCCAGAATAATCGTGCCCCCCAGGTGGCGCTCACGCAGCAGCAGCCAGATCAACCCCCAGGCGGTCAGCGTTGCCAAGGAGAACAGGCTACCGGCAAACAGCGTATGGTGTGGATTCTGATTACCCACCTCCGGCATGGTGGTAACAAAACGCTGGCCGGTATATTGGCTGATGCGCACCCCCATTTTTTCACTGAGCGGGATATGTTCATACCAGGCTTGTTGTAGCTGCCCGCACCAGTCGGGGCGATGAAGAATATCGTCCAGCGTGGCTACGGGTTTGATCATCAGGTAATGGCGGATCGGCGTAGTTTGCGGCGCAGTGATTTCGCCCTGGTTGATAAAGCCCAGCTTGGCAAAGAAGTCTACCGCATCCTCACGGGCGCTACACACCACCCGCTTCACCCCTTCCTGGCGCGCTACGGACTCCAGGGTCATCGCCACCAGAGTTCCCAGACCTTTGTCCTGCACTGTGGGATCAACCGCCAGGAAGCGGATAGCGGCTTCGTTATCGGCATTGATATACAGGCGGCCAATGGCCACTATCCGGCCGTTCTCATCCACCACCATCTGATGGTGCGCCATGGCGTCGTAGGCATCCTTTTCCGAACCCACCGGCTGGTGTAATGGCTTACGCAGCATCTCCCAGCGAAACTGGTAATAGTCTTTCAGTTCTTGTTCTGTAACGGGTACTCGTAGGTGATACATAGACGCCTTCTCTTGTGATCTTTAAACCTGCAGCCAGAACGTCACCGGGCCATCGTTCACCAATGCCACCTGCATATCGGCGGCAAACTCACCGGTCTGGGTTTCAATACCACGTTCCTGGCACTGCCCAACAAAATAGCGGTATAGCCGATCGGCCTCCTGCGGCACCGCACCGCGCGAAAAACTTGGTCGCATGCCTTTCTGGGTATCGGCTACCAGGGTGAACTGCGACACCACCAACAGGCTACCGCCAGCCTGCTGAACGTTGAGATTCATCTTGTCATCCTCGTCGCCGAAGATGCGATACCCCAGCACCCGCTCACACAGGCGTTGGGCTTTTTGCTCGTTATCGTCCTGCTCGACACCCAATAACACTAACAAACCGGGGCCAATCTTGCCTACTGTCTCACCTTCTACCGTAACGCTGGCGTTTAATACCCGTTGAATTAACGCAATCATAACGATCCTTCCTGCTCCTGTTTTTGCTGTTGTTCTGCTTTCTGCTGCTGGTAAAGGCGGTGCTCACCCAGCGTAACGGTGATTTCGGCACCCAATAACACGATACACCAGCTCCAGTAGACCCATAAAAATAAAATCGGGATCACCGCCAGCACGCCGTAGATCAGCTGGTAGGAAGGGAACATGGTGACATATAGCGCAAAAGCTTTCTTACCCAGCTCGAACAACACCCCGGCCACCAGCGCCCCGATCAACGCATCTTTCGCAGGCACGCGTACCGTGGGCACCACGCTGTATAACAACCAGAAAGAGATCCAGGACAGGATCAGCGGGAAGATGCGCAGCACCTCATCCACCAGGCTGTTAACGCCGCTTTGCGCTAACCAGTTTAGCGACAACAGATAGGAGCTGATCGCCATACTGGCCCCCACCAACAGCGGGCCGAGGGTCAGCACCATCCAGTAAACGGCAAAGGAAACCACAATCGGCCGTTGGTTCTTACTGCGCCAGATGGTGTTCAACACGCTATCCACCGAATAGATCAGCAGCAGCGCGGTGACAATCAGGCCGCAGATCCCCACGGCGGTCATCTTGCTGGAGTTGGCAACAAACTGCTCCAGGTAACGTTGCAGCACATTACCGGCGGCAGGCATAAAGTTGGAGAAAATAAAGCTTTTTAGCTGCACGCTGATATCCGCAAACATCGGGAAAACGGCAAACAGCGCAAACACCACGGTGATCAGCGGCACCAGGGAAAGTAGCGAGACATAGGCCAGATGGCCCGCCAACATGGTCAGGCCATCCTCATCAATACGTTTAAACAGCAGCCGCCCGAAGGTTATTCCGGGTTTTATCGACGATGGCAGCTTTTTGCGGCGGAAAAACGACATAGCTTCATCCTAAATGTCAGTCTGGGCGCCTTAAGCTTAACGTACGGTGATCATTGAGCAAAATAAGCCGGCACAACCTGGCGATCGATGACGTGTACCGCCTTGATCCCCAGTGCCGCGGCCGCTTCTACGTTCGCCGCCACATCGTCAAAGAATACCGCCTGATCCGCCGGGGTGTTTTCTGCCTTCAGTACGTGCTGATAGATGTTGGCATCGGGTTTACGCATGCCAAGATCCTGCGACAGATACATGTGATCGGCAGCTTCAGCGACCTGTGGGTAGTGCTGAGGCCAATAATTACAGTGCAGGCGGTTGGTATTCGATAACACCACCACGCGATGCCCTTCGTTGCGCAGGCGATGCATAATCTCGATCACTTCAGGGCGCAGGGCGACAAACACCGCCTGCCAGCCGGTGGCAAACTGCTCGAAGCTGAGCGCTATCCCCATCTCCTCACAAAGTTTGGCCGCAAAGTCTTCGTCGCTAATCTCGCCGCGCTCGTGCTGTTGGAATACTTCACCCATGCTAAAACGTTCGGACAACGTCGCCAGCGGTGTGCCGCTCAGGTTGCTCCACACGCCCAGTACACGTTTGAAATCGATATCGACAATCACATTACCTAAATCAAAGATATACAGCATAGTCCTCTCCCATGGGCCAGTGAGATTTTACTGTAACGGGAAAAGTTAAGGCTGAACAGGGAGCAGTGTGAAAAGCGCATGGCGCGCCGCAGAAAGGGGGAAAGACAGAGGAAAAAACTCAGGGCGCTGTGACACGCCCTAAGTATTGCGGATTAAATCGGCGAATTAAGCTTCTTTAGGACCGCGGTTGGCACGCTTACGATCGTTTTCCGTCAGGTGACGCTTACGGATACGGATCGAGATTGGCGTCACTTCTACCAGTTCGTCATCATCGATGAATTCCAGAGCTTGCTCCAGAGACATTTTGATGGCCGGAACCAGGGTAGTCGCTTCATCGGTACCCGATGCGCGCATGTTGGTCAGTTTCTTACCGGTCAGGCAGTTCACGGTCAGGTCGTTAGAACGTGAGTGGATACCGATGATCTGGCCTTCATACACTTCAGCACCGTGGCCCAGGAACAGCTTACCGCGATCTTGCAGACCGTACAGAGCGAACGCTACCGCTTTGCCCTGGCCGTTAGAGATCAGCACGCCGTTCTGACGCTGGCCCACTTCGCCCTGACGTACATCGTCGTAGTGGCTGAAGGTGGAGTACAGCAGACCGGTACCAGAGGTCATGGTCATGAATTCGTTACGGAAACCGATCAGGCCACGGCTTGGGATCACGTAGTCAAGACGCACACGGCCCTTGCCATCTGGATCCATGTTTTTCAGGTCAGCTTTACGCTCACCCATCGCCTGCATCACAGAACCCTGGTGCTGTTCTTCGATGTCCAGCGTCACGTTCTCGAACGGCTCTTGCTTGCGACCATCGATTTCGCGGAAGATAACTTTCGGACGGGAAACCGCCAGTTCAAAACCTTCACGACGCATGTTTTCGATCAGAACCGACAGGTGAAGCTCACCACGGCCTGAAACACGGAATGCATCAGCATCTTCGGTTTCTTCAACGCGCAACGCCACGTTGTGTACCAGTTCCTTGTTCAGACGCTCAAGGATTTGGCGTGAAGTCACGAACTTGCCTTCTTTACCACAGAACGGTGAGGTATTGACGTTAAAGAACATGCTTACGGTAGGTTCATCAACCGACAGTGCTGGCAACGCTTCAACCGCGTTCACATCACAAATGGTGTCAGAGATGTTCAGCTCGCCCAGACCGGTGATGGCAACGATGTCGCCCGCTTCGGCAACGGTGGCTTCGATACGTTCCAGACCCATATGGGTCAGCACTTTACCGATTTTACCGTTACGGGTTTTGCCTTCGCTGTCGATCAGGGTGATCTGCTGGTTAGGCTTGACTTTACCACGCTTGATACGGCCGATGCCGATAACGCCCACGTAGTTGTTGTAGTCCAGCTGCGAGATCTGCATCTGGAAAGGTGCTTCCAGCTCAACCTGCGGCGCAGAGACGTGATCGACAATCGCCTGGTACAGCGGAGTCATGTCTTCGGACATATCGTTATGGTCAAGACCCGCGATACCCATCAATGCGGATGCATAGATGATTGGGAAGTCGAGCTGTTCGTCGGTAGCGTCCAGGTTAACGAACAGGTCGAAGACCTGATCCACAACCCAGTCAGGACGCGCACCAGGGCGGTCAACCTTGTTGATTACCACGATCGGTTTCAGACCATTGGCAAACGCCTTCTTGGTCACGAAACGGGTTTGCGGCATTGGGCCATCCATTGCATCCACAACCAGCAGCACCGAGTCGACCATTGACATCACACGCTCTACCTCGCCGCCGAAGTCGGCGTGTCCTGGGGTGTCTACGATGTTGATGCGGTAGTCTTTCCAATTAATGGCGGTGTTTTTTGCGAGGATGGTAATCCCACGCTCTTTCTCCAAATCGTTGGAGTCCATTACGCGTTCTGTCGCTTCTGAACGCTCTCCGAAAGTACCGGATTGTTGCAGCAACTTGTCAACCAGGGTGGTCTTACCATGGTCAACGTGGGCAATAATGGCGATGTTACGCAAATTTTCGATCACAGCTTTGCCTCAGGCATTAGAAATAGCGCGCTATTGTACACGTATTAAGCGAGGTACTAAACAAGATCACAACACTCTCTTATAAACAACTGTGTACAGGCTAGTTTGTGATCCCTTTCACGGTGCAAAAAGCAGCAATCGATGATGTTTTGCACCATTCCAGTGCCCTACCCCAGGTTATTTGCACCACCATAGTGCATTGCATCGCTAATGGTGCATACTGGCAAAGAGCAAAACCCGCACAAACCGGCGATTTTTTCGCTTTTATAAAGTTGGCACAGTTTTCGCTTTAGTCTACACAGGGCAAAAACAGGCCATCACACAGATTCGTTCCACGACGATGACAACGATAAATCCGGGAGAGTTAAGTATGTCCGCTGAACACGTTTTGACGATGCTGAATGAGCATGAAGTGAAATTCGTAGACCTGCGTTTCACTGACACCAAGGGTAAAGAGCAACACGTCACCATCCCTGCTCATCAGGTAAATGCCGACTTCTTCGAAGAAGGTAAAATGTTTGACGGCTCCTCAATCGGTGGTTGGAAGGGCATCAACGAATCTGACATGGTCCTGATGCCAGACGCCAGCACGGCGGTTCTGGATCCGTTCTTCGAAGAATCTACCCTGATCATTCGTTGTGACATCCTCGAGCCAGGCACCATGCAGGGCTACGATCGTGACCCACGCTCAATCTCCAAGCGTGCTGAAGACTTCCTGCGCTCTTCCGGCATCGCCGATACCGTGCTGTTCGGGCCAGAACCAGAATTCTTCCTGTTTGACGACATTCGTTTCGGTAGCAGCATCCGTGGCTCTATGGTAGCTATTGATGATATCGAAGGCGCATGGAACTCCAGCACCAAACTCGAAGGCGGCAACAAAGGCCACCGTCCAGCGGTCAAAGGCGGTTACTTCCCAGTGCCACCGGTCGACTCTTCACAGGACATCCGTTCTACCATGTGTCTGACCATGGAAGAAATGGGTCTGGTAGTTGAAGCTCACCACCACGAAGTGGCTACCGCAGGTCAGAACGAAGTGGCTACCCGCTTCAACACCATGACCAAGAAAGCCGACGAAATCCAAATCTACAAATACGTGGTTCACAACGTGGCTCACGCATTTGGCAAAACCGCGACCTTCATGCCAAAACCGATGTTCGGCGATAACGGCTCAGGTATGCACTGCCACATGTCACTGTCCAAGAACGGTACCAACCTGTTCGCTGGCGACAAGTACGGCGGCCTGTCTGAAATGGCGCTGTTCTACATTGGCGGCATCATCAAACACGCTAAAGCAATCAACGCCCTGGCCAACCCGACTACCAACTCATACAAGCGTCTGGTCCCAGGCTACGAAGCGCCGGTTATGCTGGCTTACTCTGCCCGTAACCGCTCTGCGTCTATCCGTATCCCAGTGGTTGCCAGCCCGAAAGCGCGCCGTATCGAAGCTCGCTTCCCGGACCCAGCGGCTAACCCATACCTGTGCTTCGCCGCGCTGCTGATGGCTGGCCTGGATGGCGTGATCAACAAGATCCACCCTGGCGATGCCATGGATAAAAACCTGTATGACCTGCCGCCGGAAGAAGAAGCTGAGATTCCAAAAGTGGCTGGCTCACTGGATGAAGCAATGGCCGCACTGAACGAAGACCGTGAATTCCTGACCCGCGGTGGCGTATTCACCGACGACGCGATCGATGCCTACATCGAACTGCGTAAAGAAGAGATGGATCGCGTGCGCATGACGCCACACCCGGTTGAGTTCGAACTGTACTATAGCGTTTAAGTCATAGCGTTTAAGCCATACCCGCGCTGTCTGCGGATGGCGCATCGCTCGCTATTTATCTAAGCCGTTTTTTTGTTGCCGTGGAAACTTTTAGCCCATCTTCGGATGGGCTTTTTTCTCCACCGTATGTTCTGCAAAACTATTTCATACCGTGATGGTTGCGGATGGAGTAGGATGGATGCACTAAAAAGGTGCAGGAGACTGCTGTATGGCAACCGGCAAGCTGCCCGATGCTGGGCAGATCCTCAATTCTCTCATCAACAGCATTTTGCTGTTGGATGACACACTGGCGATCCACTACGCCAACCCGGCGGCACAACAGCTGCTGGCACAGAGTTCTCGTAAACTTTTCGGTACACCGCTGCCCGATTTACTCGGTTATTTTTCGCTGAATATCGATCTGATGCGCGAAAGCCTGCATGCCGGCCAGGGCTTTACCGATAATGAAGTTACCCTGGTAGTCGACAGCCGTGCCCATATCCTCTCCCTGACCGCTCAGGCGCTGCCAGAAGGCTTTATTCTGCTTGAGCTGGCCCCAATGGACAATCAGCGTCGCCTCAGCCAGGAGCAGTTACAGCACGCCCAACAGGTTGCGGCTCGCGATCTGGTGCGTGGCTTGGCCCATGAAATCAAAAATCCGCTCGGCGGTTTGCGGGGTGCCGCGCAGTTGCTGGCCAAAGCCTTGCCAGACCCTTCGCTGACGGAATACACCAAGGTGATCATCGAACAGGCCGATCGGCTGCGTAATCTGGTAGATCGCCTGCTAGGGCCACAGCGCCCCGGCCAACATATTACCCAGAGTATCCATCAGGTAGCGGAACGGGTCTTCCAACTGGTGTCGTTGGAGAAACCCGATAACGTCACGCTGGTGCGTGATTACGATCCTAGCCTGCCGGAACTGGCGCACGATCCCGATCAAATCGAGCAGGTGTTGCTCAATATCACCCGCAACGCGCTGCAGGCGCTGAGCGAAACCGGTGGCACCATCACGCTGCGCACGCGTACCGCGTTTCAGATCACCCTGCACGGTACCCGCTACCGGCTGGCGGCACGGATCGATGTTGAGGATGACGGCCCGGGCGTACCGGCCCTGTTACAAGACACTCTGTTCTACCCGATGGTCAGCGGCCGCGAAGGCGGTACCGGCCTGGGGTTATCCATCGCCCGTAATCTAATCGATCAGCATTGCGGAAAAATTGAATTCAACAGTTGGCCAGGTCACACCGAATTCTCGGTTTTCCTGCCTATTCGCCAGTGAGGTTTGTGCTATGCAACGAGGGATAGTCTGGATCGTCGATGACGATAGCTCCATCCGCTGGGTGCTCGAACGTGCGCTCACCGGAGCTGGGGTGAACAGCGTCACCTTCGACAGCGGCAATGCCGTGTTGGAAGCATTGGCCACGCAAACTCCCGACGTGCTGCTGTCAGATATCCGCATGCCGGGTATGGATGGCCTGGCGCTGCTCAAGCAGATCAAACAGCGTCACCCGATGCTCCCGGTCATCATAATGACGGCGCATTCGGATCTGGACGCGGCGGTTAGCGCCTATCAACAAGGGGCGTTCGATTACCTGCCAAAACCCTTTGATATTGATGAGGCCGTCGCGTTGGTAGAGCGTGCCATCAGCCACTATCAAGAGCAGCAGCAACCCGCTCGCAACCAACCCGCCAACGATCCCGTCGCCGATATTATTGGTGAGGCCCCGGCGATGCAGGATGTATTCCGCATTATTGGGCGCCTGTCGCGTTCCTCCATCAGCGTGCTGATCAACGGGGAGTCGGGAACAGGGAAAGAGCTGGTTGCCCATGCGCTGCATCGCCACAGCCCGCGCGTCAAATCACCATTTATCGCCCTGAACATGGCCGCGATCCCCAAAGACCTGATCGAATCTGAACTGTTCGGCCATGAGAAAGGGGCGTTTACCGGCGCTAATCAGATCCGCCAGGGCCGTTTTGAACAGGCCGACGGTGGCACGCTGTTCCTGGATGAAATCGGGGATATGCCGCTGGATGTGCAAACCCGCTTGCTGCGGGTGTTGGCGGACGGCCAGTTCTATCGCGTGGGAGGCTATGCGCCGGTGAAGGTAGACGTGCGTATCATTGCCGCTACCCACCAGAACCTGGAGTTGCGCGTCCAGGAGGGCAAATTCCGTGAGGATCTGTTCCACCGCCTGAACGTGATCCGCGTACATCTGCCGCCGCTGCGCGAACGCCGTGAGGATATTCCACGCCTGGCGCGCTATTTCCTACAGGTGGCCGCGAAAGAGTTGGGTGTGGAGGCGAAGAACCTGCATCCGGAAACCGAAACCGCCCTCACTCGCCTGCCGTGGCCGGGCAACGTACGCCAGTTGGAAAACACCTGCCGCTGGCTGACCGTGATGGCCGCCGGACAAGAAGTGCTGATCCAGGATCTGCCCTCGGAACTGTTTGAAACTGCCGCGCCGCAAGCCAGTAGCCACGGCTTACCGGACAGTTGGGCCACGTTGTTGGCACAGTGGGCCGACCGCGCGTTACGTTCCGGTCATCAAAACCTGTTGTCCGAAGCTCAGCCGGAAATGGAGCGCACCTTGCTCACTACCGCGCTACGGCATACCCAGGGGCACAAGCAGGAAGCTGCCCGGCTGCTGGGATGGGGCCGGAATACCCTAACCCGTAAGCTGAAAGAATTAGGGATGGAGTAAGTAATACCCCTCACCCTAACCCTCTCCCAAAGGGAGAGGGGACCGAACGTGCTACAAATTACCCCTGCGCTCAACTGCTACATTGTTCTTGAGAAGTGCCACAGAATAACTCCATACCTGATATCAACTCCGTACCAGCTCCCTCTCCCTGTGGGAGAGGGTTGGGGTAAGGGGAAATTGATGATTAAAAATACAATCCAGCGCACAAAAAACCAGCGATTTAAGGCTTTTACCGGATATGCGGCAGCAGTATGATCGAAACGCAAACTCAGGAGGCTTTTGATGCTGGATACACTCATCGTCTTTCTTACCCAAGGCGCAGACGTCGGCTCTGCCGTCAGCCATTCACCGCAGGCGGCCGTTGCCACGGTGTTGTGCGCCGCACTGATAAATTTCTTCAGTTAACAGGGCACAGCACGCTGCGCCTCTACACATCCGCCGTGGTGTTGCGCGTCAGATAACCCGGGAGAACTGTTGGGCGCGGGCCTGTTTACGCAGGTAGATATCGAAGCACATGCAGATATTGCGGATCAGCAAGCGCCCACGAGGCGTGACGCGGATGCCTTGCTCATCGCGCTCCACCAGCCCGTCACGTTCGAACGGTGCCAGCAATTCCAGATCGGCGGCAAAGTAATCCGCAAATGCAATACCGTATTGCTGCTCAATCGGTTGATAAGCCAGCTGGAAATTACAGATCAGCGTCTTGATCACATCACGGCGCAGGCAGTCATCTTCCGTCATCGCCAGGCCACGCCACAGGGCGTTCCCCTGCTCTTCCACATTAGCGTAATACACCTTCAGCTCTTTCTGGTTCTGCGCGTAGCTGTCACCCAGCATGCTGATGGCGGAAACCCCTAGGCCCAGCAGATCGCTGTCCCCTTGGGTGGTATACCCCTGGAAATTGCGGTGCAACTTGCCTTCGCGCTGGGCAATGGCCAGCTCATCGTTCGGCCGGGCAAAATGGTCCATGCCGATAAACTGATAGCCCGACTCCGTCAGCGAAGCGATGGTTTGCTGCAGAATATCGAGTTTCTGCTGGGCGCTAGGTAGATCGGCGTCCTTGATTTTACGTTGGGCAGCAAACAGGTTCGGCATATGAGCGTAGTTAAATACGCTCAGGCGATCCGGATTCAGCTCCGCCACCCGCTGCAGCGTGAAGGCAAAACTTTCTGGCGTCTGCTTCGGCAGGCCGTAAATCAGATCGATATTGGTCGAGTTGAAGCCTAGCGCTTTAGCCCGGGCGATCAGGGCAAAAATGAACTCTTCATCCTGCTCGCGGTTAACCAGACGCTGCACTTCTTTATTGAAGTCCTGCACCCCCATGCTAAGGCGGTTGAAGCCTTCGGCACGCAGGTGGTCCAGCACGTCCAGCTCGATTTCACGCGGGTCAACTTCGATCGACATCTCCATTTCTGGCTGGAAATCAAAGTGCTGGCGTAGCATGGCGACCAAGCGGCTGATTTGCTGCTTATCGAGATAGGTTGGCGTACCGCCGCCCCAATGCAGTTGGCTGACCTTACGGCCGGCAAACAAGGGGGCACGAGCGATGATTTCACGCTCCAGCACGGCCAGGTATTCATCGGCCTTGTGAGTCTGGCGTGTGACCAGCTTATTGCAGCCGCAGAAATAGCAGAGCTTATGACAGAAGGGAATATGGACATACAGCGACAGTGGGCGCTCAGGGTAGCGCGTAGCCGCGCGTTGGAACGCAGCTTCGTCGTAGCCCTGGTTAAACTCCAGCGCGGTGGGGTATGAAGTATAACGCGGGCCTGAATAGTTATATTTTTGGATCAGGGCCAAATCCCAGACAATGGTCTGTTCTGACATGCTTGCTCACTCCTTCCGATATTTTTTCCTACCGGGCCGGGAAATGGGCAGTTGTCTACGCTGTCTGGCCGCGGAAGCGCTGCGAAAACGCGTTTTGCGCTTCGACAGCCGCCACAGTTTACCGAATAACCACAGTAGATAACATGTCAACAGTAGGGCTATTGCCGGGATCAGCCACATAACCGCTTAAAATACGTCTTTCGGGTTACCGCCTTTCAGCAGTTTCAGAATGTCTTCCTGCTTCTCTTCCGGCTCTTCGTCGTCTTCATCACCCAGTTCGATGCCTAACTGCTCCATCAGCGCATCGATACGATC
This genomic window contains:
- the hemN gene encoding oxygen-independent coproporphyrinogen III oxidase, translated to MSEQTIVWDLALIQKYNYSGPRYTSYPTALEFNQGYDEAAFQRAATRYPERPLSLYVHIPFCHKLCYFCGCNKLVTRQTHKADEYLAVLEREIIARAPLFAGRKVSQLHWGGGTPTYLDKQQISRLVAMLRQHFDFQPEMEMSIEVDPREIELDVLDHLRAEGFNRLSMGVQDFNKEVQRLVNREQDEEFIFALIARAKALGFNSTNIDLIYGLPKQTPESFAFTLQRVAELNPDRLSVFNYAHMPNLFAAQRKIKDADLPSAQQKLDILQQTIASLTESGYQFIGMDHFARPNDELAIAQREGKLHRNFQGYTTQGDSDLLGLGVSAISMLGDSYAQNQKELKVYYANVEEQGNALWRGLAMTEDDCLRRDVIKTLICNFQLAYQPIEQQYGIAFADYFAADLELLAPFERDGLVERDEQGIRVTPRGRLLIRNICMCFDIYLRKQARAQQFSRVI